The window CTGCAGTACGGGGACAGCCTTCCAGGGTGTGAACCATACCATCGGGGGCCGCTGTGGCCAGGTACAGGGTGTTGATGCCCAGGGAGGTACCCAGCTCCAATATTGTTTTAGCTTCCTGATGCTGTACCAGGTGGTAGAGAAGGCTGCTGAACCGGACAGGGGTGAGGCTGTGACGGGCTATGCCGGATACGGGGCGAATATTGCTGCTGCTGATGCTGGAGCCGGCGCCGAGTTCATGCATTTCCAGGCGATCGGTGGAATTGAGCAGGCGTTGCCGGAGGGCTTCTATCCGGGCATTTTTTTTTACAGGTGGTTTTATTACCTGCTGATACAACCCGTATACAAAAGGGGCATGCAGCGAGTGTTCATTAACAGCCCGGAGCCAGTAGTGCAGCCATGCACGTGCCTGAAACCACTTTTTCCGCCACTGTGCCTGAAGCATTAATTAAGTTTGAAGGGTGCCACCATGGTGAATTCAGGAATCTTGACCCTGAATTTTTTTCCATCTATGATACGCTCCATCAGGTAGGTGCCATACATTTTGCCCATACCCGATTTTAGGTTGCAGCCCGATACGTACTGGTGGCTCTGGCCTGCTTCCAGCACTGGTTGCTGACCTACTACACCTTCGCCCTCTACCTCGCGTACAATATTGTTGGCATCGTGTATGTACCAATGCCTGCGAAGCAGCTGAACGGTATGCTGGCTATTATTTTCAATAACAATACGGTAGGTAAAAACATAGTGCATTTGCCCGGGGCTTGAATATTCAGGCTGATAGGCGGTTTCTACACATACCTTAACTCCTTGGGTAACTTCCGAAACCATTCTTGCGCTTTTTGCTTAATCTGATTAAATATACGAAGAAATTAACTATATAGACGAGCTTAACGCCAAATAGACAAGCTTCAATCTAAAATACAATTAACTGCTGCATGGATGTTAAAATTGCCCCTTCCTGGAAAGAAAAATTATATAGTGAGTTTGAGGAGCCTTATTTTCAAACCCTTACCGAATTTGTAAAGCAGGAATACCGGGAGCATAAGGTCTACCCGCCACCGGGGCTGATCTTCAATGCTTTTGCCCACTGCTCCTTCGAAGAGGTAAAGGTGGTGATCCTGGGCCAGGACCCTTATCACAATCCCGGGCAGGCAAACGGACTGGCTTTTTCGGTAGCCGATGGCGTTACCCCACCGCCTTCGCTGCAAAATATTTATAAGGAGATAAGCAATGAATTAGGCACGCCCATTCCCGATAATGGGAATCTGGAACGTTGGGCCGATCAGGGAGTACTCCTGCTCAATGCCACTCTCACGGTAAGGGCTCATAAACCCGGCAGCCATCAGAAAAAGGGCTGGGAGGAATTCACAGATGCCGTGATTAAATTGTTATCAGAAGAAAAACAAGCACTGGTTTTTATGCTCTGGGGAGCGTATGCCCAGAAAAAAGGATCTATTATTAACGAAACCAGGCACCTGGTGCTAAAATCTGCCCATCCATCGCCTTTTGCAGCCAACAGAGGTTTTTTTGGTAATAACCACTTTAAAAAAGCAAATGAGTACCTGCAGCAGCACGGGAAAGAACCCATTGACTGGTAGCATGGAGCGGGAATTAATTCCCGCTCCATGCTAATCAACTCCTTTTAAAATTCTTTCCCAGCGTATTTTGCTGAACATGCTTTCGTTCGGGTCTATCGACATCCAGGTGAAAAGGGCTTTGCCCACAATGTGATCGTGGGGTACAAAGCCCCAGAAACGGGAGTCGAGGGAGTTGTGGCGGTTATCGCCCATCATAAAGTAGTAGTCCTGCTGAAAGGTGTAACTATCAATGACCTGTCCCTTCAGGTTTATTTTTCCATCGGCCATTACTACATCCTCCGGTGCGTGCCCTTCGTAATATCTAATGGTATTAAAATATTTGGCTATGTTTTCTTCTGTAAGGGCAATGGTCATGCCTTCTGCAGGCACCACCAGGGGCCCAAAATTATCGATGTTCCAGGGGAGCTGATCATAGCCAACCGGCATTACCTCCTGGCCTTTTTCACCTTCGGGAAATACTACTTTTTCTACTGATTCCACGAAAGGCAGGCCCTCTATTTCCCGGGCTGTATAATCGGGCAGACTCACCATGAGTGCATTACCATACATCTGGGCATCGTAGAGCTTGTACTGGCGGATAAAACGCTCACTTGGCTGTCCATTCATATTAATAGTATACAGAAACTGCATCTGTTCAGGATTTTCCATAGCCTGTCCATTCACTATTACCTGTTGGTTTACAATACGCAGGGTGTCGCCTGCTACTGCAACGCATCGTTTTACATAATTGCTGCGCATATCGACGGGATGCTCCAGCTCACCGGGAAAGTTAAAAACCACCACATCGCCCTGTTCCACATCACTAATGGCAGGCAGCCTGAACTGGGGCAGCTGAATAAGCGTGGAATAAGCAGGTATGCTCGTTCCCCAGATGGTTTGGTGTGACAGGGGAATTTGTAAGGGTGTGATTGGCGTAGCAGCGCCATAGTGAGATTTGCTGACAAAAAGAAAATCACCGATCAGCAGGCTTCGCTCCATAGAGCCTGTTGGGATGGTAAACGGGGTGAAAACAAGCCAGCGGATAATGGTGGCAGCTACCACAGCGAAAACAATGGCATCCAGCCATTCCCGGGAAGCAGATTTTGCTTTTTTAGGAGCAGCCTTCTGGCTTTTATTTTTATCTTCTTTCGTCTTTGTGATCATAGCATTTTCAAGCTAAACCATATTGGTGCATTTACAAAGATAACAACCGCTTGTTCAACCGCCTTACCATTTAAAAAAATATGGAGGGGATATAAACAAGATCTAAACCATAAGTGGAGAAAAGGGTGCCGGGAGTGGGGCATTTTCATACATTGTAAACTCTGGCAGCAGCCATATTATTGTAGCCACACCTGGCAGGTCTCTGCAGTGCATAAAAAAAGAGCAGCTGTCTATCAGGTCAGCTGCTCTTCTACTTTTATAAATACTGTTGCTTAGTTAATGCCTCTGAACAGGCGTTCCCAGCGGATCTTGCTTAAGAAGCTCTCATTGGCATCCAGCGACATCCAGATAAAGAGTGCTTTGCCTACCACATGATCCTGTGGCACAAAGCCCCAGTAGCGTGAGTCTAGGGAGTCGTGGCGGTTATCGCCCATCATAAAGTAGTAGTCCTGCTGAAAGGTATAGCTGTCAACTGGCTGTCCTTTTATGGTTACCCTGCCCTCTGTTAATTGCACATCCTCGTCGTTGTGGCCTTCGTAGTACTTAATCGTGTTGTAGTACTTGGCTATGTTTTCTTCTGTAAGGGCAATGGTCATGCCCTCTGCAGGAACCACCAGGGGTCCAAGGTTATCGATGTTCCAGGGGAGCTGATCATAGCCAACCGGCATTACCTCTGGTCCTTTTTCTCCCCCCGGGAAACGCACCGGCTCAACGCTTTTTACAAAAGGCAGCTGGCTTATTTCTTTTGCCATGTCCCCGTTCAGGCTTACCAGCAGTCCGTTGCCGTAGTACTGCATGTCGTATAGCTTGTATTTTCTGATGAAGCGTTCGTTTGGCTGGCCTTCCAGCTGCAGAATAAATTTATGCTGCATTTGTGCCGGGTTTTCAACAGGCGTGCTGTTTACTATTACCTGCTGATCCTGAATGCGCAGGGTATCACCATGTACGGCCACGCAGCGTTTAATATAGTTGCTGCGCAGGTCGAGGGGGTGCTGCAGCTCACCGGGGAAATTGAATACCACCACATCGCCACGCTCCACATCGCTGAAGCCGGGCAGGCGGAACTGGGGCAGCTGAATCCAGTCAACATAAGAGTCCATATCGGTGCCCCAGATCTTCTGGTGGGTGAGGGGGACCTGCAGTGGTGTTTTAGGCGTGCGGGCCCCGTAGTGCATTTTACTTACAAACAGGAAATCTCCTACCAGCAAACTACGCTCCATAGAGCCCGTGGGAATGGTATAGGCCTCCAGAAATAACCAGCGGATAAGGGTGGCGGCAATTACGGCAAAGGCGATGGCATCCAGCCATTCCCTGGATTTGGATTTAGGCTTTTGGGGAGCCTTTTTTGTCGGAGCTTCTTTAAGTTTCGTTGTCATGTCAGGCTTAGTGCACCAGCGCAGGGCCGGTTACAGAGATAGAAAATCATCCATGCCAAATACGCCTTTACGGCCGGGCAGCCACTCAGCTACCTGCAGTGCACCTGAGGCAAAGCCCTGGCGGCTGTATGCAATATGGTTTAGTTCGAGTAAATCGTTGCCCGACTGCCAGCGTATGGTGTGGGTGCCAGGCACTTCATCTTCACGAATGGATATGATCGGTAACGCTTCAGGATCATGCTTTAATTCATTCTCCCAGCGCTTTTTTCGCTTTAGCTCCTTTATGATACCTTCTGCCAGGGTAATGGCAGTGCCACTGGGGGCATCTTTTTTGTGCACATGATGTACTTCCTCCATTTGCACATCGTACTGGGGTGCTGCATCCATTAGCTTGGCCAGGTAGTTACTGGCCTTCAGGAACAGGTTTACCCCTATGCTAAAGTTTGAGGCCCAGAAAAAGGCGCCTCCCAGCTGGTTGCAATAGTTTTCTGCTCTAAATTTCTGGCTCGTCCAGCCGGTGGTGCCGCAAACAACAGGAACGCCTGCCCGCAGGCAGTGCATGATGTTGGTATAGGCTGCATCTGGATGCGTAAACTCAATGGCAACATCGGCTGTGGCAGGTGTTACAGTTTCCAGCTCGTGGGGGTTGGCATCACTGATGCGGTGGCTGATGGTGTGGCCACGGTCCAGTGCCAGTGCCTCAATGGCCTGACCCATTTTGCCGTAACCGATTAGGGCTATTCTCATGGGAATGTATAGGTTATTCTAATACCGGGCGCCAGTATGCCGGTGGGATCGGGAACCAGGGTTGGGCGCACCTTCATACTTAATTCTTCGTCCAGGCTAAAAGTTTGTAGCTGGGCATCTACATAGGCTTCTACGATTTGCAGGCCATAGTAGGCGCCACCCAGAATGATCAGGTAATCGCGCTGGCGCCTGTAAAAGTCTACTCTTCTTTCATATGCTTCAGCAGAGGGGGTTCCGGGTGGCGCGGAGCCCGGCTCAAATATAAGCTGTCTGAGGTTTTTGCGGTCTTCGCTGTAGCGCTGGTTGTAAAAGTTTACGCCGTAAACAAATCCTGCTGCACCTGCATACACCAGGGGCACTTTCCAGAGGGAGCCATTATAGGTTTGGCCCAGGCCTGGCAGTATGGCCGATAGAAAAGCAGATTTTCTGGGGTCGGGCAGGGTGGCAGCCTCTGCAGCGGTAATATCGATCTGTTCAAATTGCTGTTCTTCAATCTGAACAGGGGGAGGTACTGGCCTTAATGTATCTGCAGGGGTTTGCTGGGCAAACGCCATGGGCACACCTCCAAGGAAGAGTGCTACAACAAATGTTGCTATGGCGATAAACCTTGCCTGCATCAGAGGTTTAAGATTTCCAGGATGCGATTCAGGTCTTCGAGCGATACAAACGGAATTTTGATCTCTCCTTTATCTCCTGTATCAGTACGTACATTAACCCTGGTGCCAAAGTGTGTTGACAATTTAGTCTGCAGCTGGCGGTACTCCCGCTCTTTTTCAGGGCTGGCAGCTGCTTTTTTATCTTCTTTCTCGGGAGCGGTGCCGGTAAGCTCGCGCACCATTTTCTCTACCTGCCTAACAGACAGACCTTCTTTTACCGTACGGTTGTAGATCCAGAGCTGCTTGGCGGGATCTTCTACATTTACAATGGCACGTGCATGCCCCATGCTGATGAGGTTGTCCCGCAGGCCAGCCTGGATATCTGGTGGCAGGCGCAGCAGGCGCAGGTAGTTGTTAACGGTGGTGCGTTTTTTTCCTACGCGGTCGCCCAGCTCTTCCTGCTTCAGGCTGCACTCGCTGATGAGGCGCTGGTAGCTTAGGGCAATCTCAAGGGCATTCAGATTTTCGCGCTGAATATTTTCGATCAGGGCCATTTCCAGCATTTGCTGGTCGTTGGCGGTGCGAATGTAAGCAGGTACGCGGTCAAGGCCTGCAAGTTTGGAGGCCTGGAAGCGCCGCTCACCAGAGATAAGCTGGTACTGGTTTTCGCTTAACTTGCGAACGGTAATAGGCTGAATAATGCCCTGCACCCGTATGCTTTCCGCCAGCTCCTCCAGTGCCTCCTGGTCGAACCTGGTTCTGGGCTGGTAGGGGTTGGTCTCAATCTGGCTAAGCGGTATGTCGTTAATGTTGCCGGTATTGGTGGTGCCACCGGTAGCCCGGCGCAGTGCATTTTCTGCAGAGCGCGGCGAGT of the Flammeovirgaceae bacterium 311 genome contains:
- a CDS encoding O-methyltransferase-like protein (COG4122 Predicted O-methyltransferase) → MLQAQWRKKWFQARAWLHYWLRAVNEHSLHAPFVYGLYQQVIKPPVKKNARIEALRQRLLNSTDRLEMHELGAGSSISSSNIRPVSGIARHSLTPVRFSSLLYHLVQHQEAKTILELGTSLGINTLYLATAAPDGMVHTLEGCPRTAALAVQNFQEQNLSNIALHVGNIDSTLPKLLNKELSRIDLAYLDANHTYEATIRYFEWILPCLHRNSVVVVDDIHWSEPMQQAWSVLCQHQAVSLSLDLYEAGMLFFRPGMQKQHYVLEY
- the apaG gene encoding CO2+/MG2+ efflux protein ApaG (COG2967 Uncharacterized protein affecting Mg2+/Co2+ transport), with the protein product MVSEVTQGVKVCVETAYQPEYSSPGQMHYVFTYRIVIENNSQHTVQLLRRHWYIHDANNIVREVEGEGVVGQQPVLEAGQSHQYVSGCNLKSGMGKMYGTYLMERIIDGKKFRVKIPEFTMVAPFKLN
- a CDS encoding uracil-DNA glycosylase (COG0692 Uracil DNA glycosylase), which encodes MDVKIAPSWKEKLYSEFEEPYFQTLTEFVKQEYREHKVYPPPGLIFNAFAHCSFEEVKVVILGQDPYHNPGQANGLAFSVADGVTPPPSLQNIYKEISNELGTPIPDNGNLERWADQGVLLLNATLTVRAHKPGSHQKKGWEEFTDAVIKLLSEEKQALVFMLWGAYAQKKGSIINETRHLVLKSAHPSPFAANRGFFGNNHFKKANEYLQQHGKEPIDW
- a CDS encoding signal peptidase I (COG0681 Signal peptidase I), whose translation is MITKTKEDKNKSQKAAPKKAKSASREWLDAIVFAVVAATIIRWLVFTPFTIPTGSMERSLLIGDFLFVSKSHYGAATPITPLQIPLSHQTIWGTSIPAYSTLIQLPQFRLPAISDVEQGDVVVFNFPGELEHPVDMRSNYVKRCVAVAGDTLRIVNQQVIVNGQAMENPEQMQFLYTINMNGQPSERFIRQYKLYDAQMYGNALMVSLPDYTAREIEGLPFVESVEKVVFPEGEKGQEVMPVGYDQLPWNIDNFGPLVVPAEGMTIALTEENIAKYFNTIRYYEGHAPEDVVMADGKINLKGQVIDSYTFQQDYYFMMGDNRHNSLDSRFWGFVPHDHIVGKALFTWMSIDPNESMFSKIRWERILKGVD
- a CDS encoding signal peptidase I (COG0681 Signal peptidase I); its protein translation is MTTKLKEAPTKKAPQKPKSKSREWLDAIAFAVIAATLIRWLFLEAYTIPTGSMERSLLVGDFLFVSKMHYGARTPKTPLQVPLTHQKIWGTDMDSYVDWIQLPQFRLPGFSDVERGDVVVFNFPGELQHPLDLRSNYIKRCVAVHGDTLRIQDQQVIVNSTPVENPAQMQHKFILQLEGQPNERFIRKYKLYDMQYYGNGLLVSLNGDMAKEISQLPFVKSVEPVRFPGGEKGPEVMPVGYDQLPWNIDNLGPLVVPAEGMTIALTEENIAKYYNTIKYYEGHNDEDVQLTEGRVTIKGQPVDSYTFQQDYYFMMGDNRHDSLDSRYWGFVPQDHVVGKALFIWMSLDANESFLSKIRWERLFRGIN
- a CDS encoding dihydrodipicolinate reductase (COG0289 Dihydrodipicolinate reductase) codes for the protein MRIALIGYGKMGQAIEALALDRGHTISHRISDANPHELETVTPATADVAIEFTHPDAAYTNIMHCLRAGVPVVCGTTGWTSQKFRAENYCNQLGGAFFWASNFSIGVNLFLKASNYLAKLMDAAPQYDVQMEEVHHVHKKDAPSGTAITLAEGIIKELKRKKRWENELKHDPEALPIISIREDEVPGTHTIRWQSGNDLLELNHIAYSRQGFASGALQVAEWLPGRKGVFGMDDFLSL
- a CDS encoding parB-like partition protein (COG1475 Predicted transcriptional regulators); this translates as MNQEEDKKGGKLPQKKALGRGLGALLADSPRSAENALRRATGGTTNTGNINDIPLSQIETNPYQPRTRFDQEALEELAESIRVQGIIQPITVRKLSENQYQLISGERRFQASKLAGLDRVPAYIRTANDQQMLEMALIENIQRENLNALEIALSYQRLISECSLKQEELGDRVGKKRTTVNNYLRLLRLPPDIQAGLRDNLISMGHARAIVNVEDPAKQLWIYNRTVKEGLSVRQVEKMVRELTGTAPEKEDKKAAASPEKEREYRQLQTKLSTHFGTRVNVRTDTGDKGEIKIPFVSLEDLNRILEILNL